The DNA region TTTATGAACAAACGGGCGTAGCACTGATCTGTAATTGTCAGTCGGAGCAGAGACAGGTGGAGGCATTTTGAAACAGGCATCATCACTTGTCGCCTGTGGTTGATTTTTCAGTACGGGTAAAGATGTCCGGTTAGTGGAGGTCTCTCTCAGTCCCCTCACAGAGTCTGAAGGagcaggaggggggaggagagatgaagaagcCGACGACGAGGCAGTCTTCCAAGGCCCCTTCCAACAAACACCGCTATTGGTTGCGACCTCTGGGCCGTACCCATCACCAAGgttctgccccccctcctcctcctcctccagcaccacGTCATCGTAGGAAGGACCCGACTCCTCCGTTTCGGGCAGCAACACTCCGTCAGTCCAGTCCACCTCCGAGGCCTCGAGGTCAAAGTTCAGCTGTTTGGCCAGCACGTCCGTGTGCGAGCTCACTGTGGTCGACACCAGAACCAGTCCCGTGGCCCGAGGCGAAAGACTAGATCTTGATAGAGCGCCGCAACCGCCGTACTGTCTCGTCATTGACCCAGTCATGCCACCCACGGACAGGCACGAGGATAGGCTACCGAGAACCGTCTTTGGAGTTACCAGGCTCTGGCACTGGTAGGCACCGGGGTTCTGGTTGACATTCGGACGATGGGTTGTGTCTCGCGTGGCATCTGATGGTGGCTTGGCAGAGATTTCCAGCGGTGTACTTTCAGAgcgatgctgctgctgctgttgttgttgttggttgcgGACTCCCTCTTGCATCTTATCatggctgctgtgctgctcaCGGTGGTTGCTGGGATCGTTGTCGACGGGCTTGTTGGGAAACAGTGGCTTGGCTCTCAAcggtgtctgtggtgtgtaaCAAAAAGTACAAAATACTTTGGAtgaggcagggggggggggggtgaaaaaaTTAGGGAGAACTTTGCAGAACACTGAATGTAGATCAAACAAACAAGGATGTTTGTTCACCTTCGGAGGTCtacgggggaggaggaggggagaccgGCGAGAAACCCACTCACCCGATCCAGAGACTTGGTGATCTTCATAAAACAGCCATCGGTCATCATTCTCCAGGCCAGCCGAGCCGTGTTGCGAGCATCGTCCAaaccttcaaaacacacacacacagacacgagaGACCCGTTTCAATTGATCTTATATGAACTGGATCACTTAAGTAGTCTGAACACAGACAAATTTACCAACACATTTCAATTTGCTCTACTGCTCCATCTGGCAATTGTTCATTTCACAGCGATTTTTCCGAGACCCCAGGAGCCAGTCACAACTTATCCAGCACACAATGGGCTTTAGGTGATTTTCTAAGCTGCTAATAAATGACATCTATGTGCATGCCATGTACACACCTGAATGCTCTCGTCCAGAGAACTCTATACCCAGGTCTTGCAACGCTCCATTCAGTCCCTTTGGTTTTCTGTTGTAAAACAACTGCAAAGGACAAACAACTTTCATTAAGCAAACTTCGCAAAATGTTTACACGTGTCAGTGCCTACAAATGACATGGCAACACATTTCTActgggaggttttttttttaaacgcacTCTGGGCATTTATCAGCCAGCTATGGCAGGATATCTGTAGACTACTGCCATATTGGCGTTACAAACTAACTTCATGCTTCTATAGAGGATCTTTTGAGTGCTATGTCTCCTCATTAGGAAGTGTCTAGCAGCACTTGCAGTGTACCTTGTAGGTGGCCCGCAGGTCGATCCAGCTGTTGAGTACCTCTGGTTTGCAGATCTGCTTCCGTTTGCACTCATACAGAAGACACACTCCCAGGTCCCAGTCTAGACGGGAGGAACATTTATCATCAGACACATCTCCTCAAATACGCAATCCAGAGCTCTGATTACAGTGATGGTGGTGAGGGCCTACTGACAAGGACATGAAGTCGTTTGGCAGAGGTGGTAATAATGGAAAGCGAACAAAAAGAAGGTGCATCATACAAACAAAATTGAAGGACAAAACACTAAAAGCAACACGCATTGGGAAGTTAGTTTCAGTTTCATAGGAAAACATAAGGGAAGGATGCCCTTTTAATTTTAGTTATCAAAAAGAATAGGGAGGAGTTAATAAAGGTGCAAGAAGCCAAGGAAGAGGTTTTGTTTTCAGATTctcccccctcctgccccaAGGCTCAAATACCTGACCAGGTGACGAAGGCACAGGGGCAACCAGGGGCGAGGGGGGCTTTTCCGTCCTTCAAGaacaccacccctctctcctgctgcagCGAGTGGAGCCACCGGGTGAAGCGCGACAAGCAGATGGCCAGGGGCACGCCCGCCTCGACCTGCGCCTGTGGAGCACATGTGTTTTACAAGCAAATGTAAACATACAAACCAGTGCATTGTTAAACAGAAGAGCATGTTTTTTTGCTAATtagaaaaacacattattttcaTTGTTGATATGTGATATTATTCTTGttactaatatatatataccaaTATCAATGTTATATACTAATATATAATTAAGCTTTATTATATCTATGGGAGTACCTGAGTGATTCCTGTGAGCTCCGTGCAGAACTCGGAGAGGAAGGGGTGCTCCTGTGGCTGCACATACGTGTGGAATTCAGACTCGACCGCACCGGTGGACGTATTTAATAAAACCGCTGGGAATTCGACTGTTTGCACGGACAACACAACCAGAGGCGGACGGTTG from Sardina pilchardus chromosome 1, fSarPil1.1, whole genome shotgun sequence includes:
- the eri2 gene encoding ERI1 exoribonuclease 2, which translates into the protein MSTKKLAKELGIIRKRSQNKESGQTTKRPGKKQYFSYLIIIDFESTCWREKNNYGQEIIEFPAVLLNTSTGAVESEFHTYVQPQEHPFLSEFCTELTGITQAQVEAGVPLAICLSRFTRWLHSLQQERGVVFLKDGKAPLAPGCPCAFVTWSDWDLGVCLLYECKRKQICKPEVLNSWIDLRATYKLFYNRKPKGLNGALQDLGIEFSGREHSGLDDARNTARLAWRMMTDGCFMKITKSLDRTPLRAKPLFPNKPVDNDPSNHREQHSSHDKMQEGVRNQQQQQQQQHRSESTPLEISAKPPSDATRDTTHRPNVNQNPGAYQCQSLVTPKTVLGSLSSCLSVGGMTGSMTRQYGGCGALSRSSLSPRATGLVLVSTTVSSHTDVLAKQLNFDLEASEVDWTDGVLLPETEESGPSYDDVVLEEEEEGGQNLGDGYGPEVATNSGVCWKGPWKTASSSASSSLLPPPAPSDSVRGLRETSTNRTSLPVLKNQPQATSDDACFKMPPPVSAPTDNYRSVLRPFVHKTTTPSGSVAHSSIYKPTTPSFSATNSNPQNTTLGSLVSKHSLLHSATPCSSAPKYVTHKTTAPSSGSALPLYHTVQRDSSKTTTPSTPFTIFQDVESQPSTSNRTTKTSTGGSFSVPPSVLSSSVNQSSLPASSRAGGPRKAAAAAATTTTTVTSPLCGCGRRAKRLSVGNGGPNHGRGFYCCPVRRSGPGAAAPKKGCEFFKWESALLASLTPGPSKQRHASCPPRPASALPKLLR